Proteins encoded by one window of Acinonyx jubatus isolate Ajub_Pintada_27869175 chromosome X, VMU_Ajub_asm_v1.0, whole genome shotgun sequence:
- the CSTF2 gene encoding cleavage stimulation factor subunit 2 isoform X1, whose protein sequence is MAGLTVRDPAVDRSLRSVFVGNIPYEATEEQLKDIFSEVGPVVSFRLVYDRETGKPKGYGFCEYQDQETALSAMRNLNGREFSGRALRVDNAASEKNKEELKSLGTGAPVIESPYGETISPEDAPESISKAVASLPPEQMFELMKQMKLCVQNSPQEARNMLLQNPQLAYALLQAQVVMRIVDPEIALKILHRQTNIPTLIAGNPQPVHSAGPGSGSSVSMSQQNPQAPQAQSLGGMHVNGAPPLMQASMQAGVPAPGQIPATVTGPGPGSLAPGGGMQAQVGMPGSGPVSIERGQGTLQHSPVGPTGPASIERVQGQRTWMIWASVRGCTPSLLVSGGLDGIAVLPMQDPRAAMQRGPLPANVPTPRGLLGDAPNDPRGGTLLSVTGEVEPRGYLGPPHQGPPMHHVPGHDSRGPPPHEMRGGPLAEPRPLMAEPRGPMLDQRGPPLDGRGGRDPRGIDTRGMEARAMEARGLDARGLEARAMEARAMEARAMEARAMEARAMEVRGIEARSMDTRGPVPGPRGPIPSGIQGPSPINMGAVGPQGSRQVPVMQGAGMQGANIQGGGQPGGFSPGQNQVTPQDHEKAALIMQVLQLTADQIAMLPPEQRQSILILKEQIQKSTGAP, encoded by the exons ATGGCGGGTTTGACTGTGAGAGACCCTGCGGTGGATCGTTCTCTGCGTTCGGTGTTCG TGGGGAACATTCCATATGAGGCTACTGAAGAGCAGTTAAAGGACATCTTTTCTGAGGTTGGACCCGTTGTTAGTTTCAG GTTGGTATATGATAGGGAGACAGGAAAGCCAAAGGGTTATGGCTTCTGTGAATACCAAGACCAGGAGACGGCACTTAGTGCCATGCGAAACCTGAATGGGCGTGAATTCAGTGGAAGAGCACTTCGCGTGGACAATGCTGCcagtgaaaagaacaaagaagagcTGAAGA GCCTTGGCACTGGTGCCCCTGTCATTGAGTCACCTTATGGAGAGACCATCAGTCCTGAGGATGCCCCTGAGTCCATTAGCAAAGCAGTTGCCAGTCTTCCACCAGAGCAGATGTTTGAGCTGATGAAACAAATGAAG CTCTGTGTCCAGAATAGTCCTCAGGAAGCACGGAACATGTTGCTTCAGAACCCTCAACTGGCTTATGCTTTGCTACAAGCACAGGTAGTGATGAGAATTGTGGATCCAGAGATTGCCCTG aaaattctGCATCGTCAGACAAATATCCCAACACTGATTGCAGGCAACCCTCAGCCAGTCCACAGTGCCGGCCCTGGCTCAGGATCCTCTGTGTCAATGAGCCAGCAGAATCCTCAGGCCCCTCAGGCCCAGTCTTTG gGTGGAATGCATGTCAACGGTGCACCTCCTCTGATGCAAGCTTCTATGCAGGCTGGAGTTCCAGCACCAGGGCAAATACCAGCAACTGTAACAGGACCTGGCCCTGGTTCCTTAGCTCCTGGAG GAGGAATGCAAGCCCAGGTTGGAATGCCAGGAAGTGGACCAGTATCCATTGAGCGGGgacaag GAACCCTACAGCACTCGCCCGTGGGACCCACCGGGCCTGCATCAATTGAGCGAGTTCAAG GGCAGAGAACATGGATGATATGGGCATCTGTCCGAGGCTGTACTCCCTCCCTACTGGTGTCAGGAGGCTTGGATGGAATAGCAGTCT TGCCAATGCAGGACCCCAGAGCAGCTATGCAGCGTGGTCCCTTGCCTGCCAATGTCCCAACTCCTCGAGGTCTACTAGGAGATGCTCCAAATGATCCACGTGGAGGCACTTTACTTTCTGTAACTGGAGAGGTAGAGCCTAG AGGTTATCTGGGACCACCTCATCAGGGTCCACCCATGCACCATGTCCCTGGTCATGACAGCCGTGGCCCACCCCCACATGAAATGAGGGGAGGGCCATTAGCTGAGCCCAGACCTCTAATGGCGGAGCCAAGAGGACCCATGCTAGATCAGAGGGGTCCACCGTTGGATGGCAGAG GCGGAAGAGATCCCCGAGGCATAGATACACGAGGAATGGAGGCACGAGCCATGGAGGCTAGAGGATTAGATGCCAGAGGATTGGAGGCCCGTGCTATGGAAGCCCGAGCGATGGAGGCCCGTGCGATGGAGGCCCGTGCGATGGAGGCCCGTGCAATGGAAGTCAGAGGGATAGAAGCCAGAAGTATGGATACAAGGGGCCCAGTCCCTGGTCCTAGAGGTCCTATACCTAGTGGAATCCAAGGTCCCAGTCCAATTAACATGGGGGCAGTTGGCCCCCAGGGATCCAGACAG GTCCCAGTTATGCAGGGAGCAGGCATGCAAGGAGCAAACATTCAGGGTGGAGGTCAGCCTGGGGGCTTTAGTCCTGGCCAGAACCAGGTCACCCCACAGGACCATGAGAAG GCTGCTTTGATCATGCAGGTTCTTCAACTGACTGCAGACCAGATCGCCATGCTGCCTCCTGAGCAGAGGCAGAGtatcctgatcttaaaggaacaAATACAGAAATCCACTGGAGCACCTTGA
- the CSTF2 gene encoding cleavage stimulation factor subunit 2 isoform X2: MAGLTVRDPAVDRSLRSVFVGNIPYEATEEQLKDIFSEVGPVVSFRLVYDRETGKPKGYGFCEYQDQETALSAMRNLNGREFSGRALRVDNAASEKNKEELKSLGTGAPVIESPYGETISPEDAPESISKAVASLPPEQMFELMKQMKLCVQNSPQEARNMLLQNPQLAYALLQAQVVMRIVDPEIALKILHRQTNIPTLIAGNPQPVHSAGPGSGSSVSMSQQNPQAPQAQSLGGMHVNGAPPLMQASMQAGVPAPGQIPATVTGPGPGSLAPGGGMQAQVGMPGSGPVSIERGQGTLQHSPVGPTGPASIERVQVPMQDPRAAMQRGPLPANVPTPRGLLGDAPNDPRGGTLLSVTGEVEPRGYLGPPHQGPPMHHVPGHDSRGPPPHEMRGGPLAEPRPLMAEPRGPMLDQRGPPLDGRGGRDPRGIDTRGMEARAMEARGLDARGLEARAMEARAMEARAMEARAMEARAMEVRGIEARSMDTRGPVPGPRGPIPSGIQGPSPINMGAVGPQGSRQVPVMQGAGMQGANIQGGGQPGGFSPGQNQVTPQDHEKAALIMQVLQLTADQIAMLPPEQRQSILILKEQIQKSTGAP; encoded by the exons ATGGCGGGTTTGACTGTGAGAGACCCTGCGGTGGATCGTTCTCTGCGTTCGGTGTTCG TGGGGAACATTCCATATGAGGCTACTGAAGAGCAGTTAAAGGACATCTTTTCTGAGGTTGGACCCGTTGTTAGTTTCAG GTTGGTATATGATAGGGAGACAGGAAAGCCAAAGGGTTATGGCTTCTGTGAATACCAAGACCAGGAGACGGCACTTAGTGCCATGCGAAACCTGAATGGGCGTGAATTCAGTGGAAGAGCACTTCGCGTGGACAATGCTGCcagtgaaaagaacaaagaagagcTGAAGA GCCTTGGCACTGGTGCCCCTGTCATTGAGTCACCTTATGGAGAGACCATCAGTCCTGAGGATGCCCCTGAGTCCATTAGCAAAGCAGTTGCCAGTCTTCCACCAGAGCAGATGTTTGAGCTGATGAAACAAATGAAG CTCTGTGTCCAGAATAGTCCTCAGGAAGCACGGAACATGTTGCTTCAGAACCCTCAACTGGCTTATGCTTTGCTACAAGCACAGGTAGTGATGAGAATTGTGGATCCAGAGATTGCCCTG aaaattctGCATCGTCAGACAAATATCCCAACACTGATTGCAGGCAACCCTCAGCCAGTCCACAGTGCCGGCCCTGGCTCAGGATCCTCTGTGTCAATGAGCCAGCAGAATCCTCAGGCCCCTCAGGCCCAGTCTTTG gGTGGAATGCATGTCAACGGTGCACCTCCTCTGATGCAAGCTTCTATGCAGGCTGGAGTTCCAGCACCAGGGCAAATACCAGCAACTGTAACAGGACCTGGCCCTGGTTCCTTAGCTCCTGGAG GAGGAATGCAAGCCCAGGTTGGAATGCCAGGAAGTGGACCAGTATCCATTGAGCGGGgacaag GAACCCTACAGCACTCGCCCGTGGGACCCACCGGGCCTGCATCAATTGAGCGAGTTCAAG TGCCAATGCAGGACCCCAGAGCAGCTATGCAGCGTGGTCCCTTGCCTGCCAATGTCCCAACTCCTCGAGGTCTACTAGGAGATGCTCCAAATGATCCACGTGGAGGCACTTTACTTTCTGTAACTGGAGAGGTAGAGCCTAG AGGTTATCTGGGACCACCTCATCAGGGTCCACCCATGCACCATGTCCCTGGTCATGACAGCCGTGGCCCACCCCCACATGAAATGAGGGGAGGGCCATTAGCTGAGCCCAGACCTCTAATGGCGGAGCCAAGAGGACCCATGCTAGATCAGAGGGGTCCACCGTTGGATGGCAGAG GCGGAAGAGATCCCCGAGGCATAGATACACGAGGAATGGAGGCACGAGCCATGGAGGCTAGAGGATTAGATGCCAGAGGATTGGAGGCCCGTGCTATGGAAGCCCGAGCGATGGAGGCCCGTGCGATGGAGGCCCGTGCGATGGAGGCCCGTGCAATGGAAGTCAGAGGGATAGAAGCCAGAAGTATGGATACAAGGGGCCCAGTCCCTGGTCCTAGAGGTCCTATACCTAGTGGAATCCAAGGTCCCAGTCCAATTAACATGGGGGCAGTTGGCCCCCAGGGATCCAGACAG GTCCCAGTTATGCAGGGAGCAGGCATGCAAGGAGCAAACATTCAGGGTGGAGGTCAGCCTGGGGGCTTTAGTCCTGGCCAGAACCAGGTCACCCCACAGGACCATGAGAAG GCTGCTTTGATCATGCAGGTTCTTCAACTGACTGCAGACCAGATCGCCATGCTGCCTCCTGAGCAGAGGCAGAGtatcctgatcttaaaggaacaAATACAGAAATCCACTGGAGCACCTTGA
- the CSTF2 gene encoding cleavage stimulation factor subunit 2 isoform X3 produces the protein MAGLTVRDPAVDRSLRSVFVGNIPYEATEEQLKDIFSEVGPVVSFRLVYDRETGKPKGYGFCEYQDQETALSAMRNLNGREFSGRALRVDNAASEKNKEELKSLGTGAPVIESPYGETISPEDAPESISKAVASLPPEQMFELMKQMKLCVQNSPQEARNMLLQNPQLAYALLQAQVVMRIVDPEIALKILHRQTNIPTLIAGNPQPVHSAGPGSGSSVSMSQQNPQAPQAQSLGGMHVNGAPPLMQASMQAGVPAPGQIPATVTGPGPGSLAPGGGMQAQVGMPGSGPVSIERGQVPMQDPRAAMQRGPLPANVPTPRGLLGDAPNDPRGGTLLSVTGEVEPRGYLGPPHQGPPMHHVPGHDSRGPPPHEMRGGPLAEPRPLMAEPRGPMLDQRGPPLDGRGGRDPRGIDTRGMEARAMEARGLDARGLEARAMEARAMEARAMEARAMEARAMEVRGIEARSMDTRGPVPGPRGPIPSGIQGPSPINMGAVGPQGSRQVPVMQGAGMQGANIQGGGQPGGFSPGQNQVTPQDHEKAALIMQVLQLTADQIAMLPPEQRQSILILKEQIQKSTGAP, from the exons ATGGCGGGTTTGACTGTGAGAGACCCTGCGGTGGATCGTTCTCTGCGTTCGGTGTTCG TGGGGAACATTCCATATGAGGCTACTGAAGAGCAGTTAAAGGACATCTTTTCTGAGGTTGGACCCGTTGTTAGTTTCAG GTTGGTATATGATAGGGAGACAGGAAAGCCAAAGGGTTATGGCTTCTGTGAATACCAAGACCAGGAGACGGCACTTAGTGCCATGCGAAACCTGAATGGGCGTGAATTCAGTGGAAGAGCACTTCGCGTGGACAATGCTGCcagtgaaaagaacaaagaagagcTGAAGA GCCTTGGCACTGGTGCCCCTGTCATTGAGTCACCTTATGGAGAGACCATCAGTCCTGAGGATGCCCCTGAGTCCATTAGCAAAGCAGTTGCCAGTCTTCCACCAGAGCAGATGTTTGAGCTGATGAAACAAATGAAG CTCTGTGTCCAGAATAGTCCTCAGGAAGCACGGAACATGTTGCTTCAGAACCCTCAACTGGCTTATGCTTTGCTACAAGCACAGGTAGTGATGAGAATTGTGGATCCAGAGATTGCCCTG aaaattctGCATCGTCAGACAAATATCCCAACACTGATTGCAGGCAACCCTCAGCCAGTCCACAGTGCCGGCCCTGGCTCAGGATCCTCTGTGTCAATGAGCCAGCAGAATCCTCAGGCCCCTCAGGCCCAGTCTTTG gGTGGAATGCATGTCAACGGTGCACCTCCTCTGATGCAAGCTTCTATGCAGGCTGGAGTTCCAGCACCAGGGCAAATACCAGCAACTGTAACAGGACCTGGCCCTGGTTCCTTAGCTCCTGGAG GAGGAATGCAAGCCCAGGTTGGAATGCCAGGAAGTGGACCAGTATCCATTGAGCGGGgacaag TGCCAATGCAGGACCCCAGAGCAGCTATGCAGCGTGGTCCCTTGCCTGCCAATGTCCCAACTCCTCGAGGTCTACTAGGAGATGCTCCAAATGATCCACGTGGAGGCACTTTACTTTCTGTAACTGGAGAGGTAGAGCCTAG AGGTTATCTGGGACCACCTCATCAGGGTCCACCCATGCACCATGTCCCTGGTCATGACAGCCGTGGCCCACCCCCACATGAAATGAGGGGAGGGCCATTAGCTGAGCCCAGACCTCTAATGGCGGAGCCAAGAGGACCCATGCTAGATCAGAGGGGTCCACCGTTGGATGGCAGAG GCGGAAGAGATCCCCGAGGCATAGATACACGAGGAATGGAGGCACGAGCCATGGAGGCTAGAGGATTAGATGCCAGAGGATTGGAGGCCCGTGCTATGGAAGCCCGAGCGATGGAGGCCCGTGCGATGGAGGCCCGTGCGATGGAGGCCCGTGCAATGGAAGTCAGAGGGATAGAAGCCAGAAGTATGGATACAAGGGGCCCAGTCCCTGGTCCTAGAGGTCCTATACCTAGTGGAATCCAAGGTCCCAGTCCAATTAACATGGGGGCAGTTGGCCCCCAGGGATCCAGACAG GTCCCAGTTATGCAGGGAGCAGGCATGCAAGGAGCAAACATTCAGGGTGGAGGTCAGCCTGGGGGCTTTAGTCCTGGCCAGAACCAGGTCACCCCACAGGACCATGAGAAG GCTGCTTTGATCATGCAGGTTCTTCAACTGACTGCAGACCAGATCGCCATGCTGCCTCCTGAGCAGAGGCAGAGtatcctgatcttaaaggaacaAATACAGAAATCCACTGGAGCACCTTGA